A section of the Paenibacillus yonginensis genome encodes:
- a CDS encoding SixA phosphatase family protein: MNTLVYFVRHADSPYAPGEERTRGLSERGESDAQLAGKILKKEGIGIFISSPYERAIQTLKPAAGHHQIRIKERRIRQ, from the coding sequence ATGAACACTTTGGTCTATTTTGTAAGGCACGCGGATTCTCCATATGCCCCAGGCGAAGAACGGACAAGAGGTTTATCCGAAAGAGGGGAATCCGATGCTCAGCTCGCAGGCAAAATTTTAAAAAAAGAAGGCATTGGAATCTTTATTTCCAGTCCTTATGAAAGGGCCATCCAAACTCTTAAACCAGCAGCTGGACACCATCAAATTCGGATTAAGGAACGGAGAATACGCCAATGA